The Petrotoga miotherma DSM 10691 region TCGCATCAGCCATAGGTGCTGGAGGATTGGGAGAATTGATTTTTATAGGTCTTGGGACCTTTAAATTCGAGATGATATTAGCTGGAGCTATTCCAGTATCCATAATGGCTGTTTTAATTGATTTTGCACTCTCTATAATACAAAACAAAATGACTTCGGAAGGTATTAAGTTACAAAATGAATAATGAAAAAACTTTTAAATGGAGGTGTTAACGTTGAAAAAATTGGCAGTACTTATGTTAGTTGTAGTTTTTTCTTTGACTGCGCTATTTGGTGCAACTTTAACCGTAGGTGCAAAAAACTTCACTGAACAGTATGTCCTTGGAAACTTGGCTTCACTGCTACTTGAAGAGAATGGTTTTAACGTTGTTGAAAGGTTTGGTCTTAGTTCTCTCGTCGCTAGACAAGGTTTGACAACAGGTCAGATCGATTTATATCCAGATTACACTGGAACCGCTTGGGTAACTTACCTAGGCCAAGAAGAACTGATCACTGATCCAGATGAACTTTTAGAAAAAGTCAGAGAATTAGATGCTGAAAATGGTATTGTTTGGCTTGATAGGATAAACGCTAACAATACTTATGCGCTCGCTATTCGTCAAGAAGATTACGAAAAATATGGTTTCGAAACCCTCTCTGACTTAGTTGCTTACTGGAACGAACATCCAAAAGAGTTTGTGGTAGGAGTTGGTTATGAATTCTATGAAAGACCTGATGGTTTCTTTGCCTTTGCTGACCACTATGGTTTAGATATTCCAGATTCTCAAGTATCAACTATGCAACTTGGATTAACCTACGAGGCAATTGCAAACAATAAAATAGATATCGCTATGGTTTTTGCTACCGATCCAAAAATTTTAAGATACAACCTACATGTATTAGAAGACGACCAAAACTTCTGGCCTTATTACCATATCTCTTACGCAGTTAGAAAAGATGTACTTGATGAATACCCTGAAATTGAAGAAATTTTGCGACCTCTCACACTGTACCTAAACCAAGACATTTTAATAAGGCTAAACTACAGAGTAGATGTTGAGGGTGTTGAACCAGAAGTCGTTGCAAGAGATTATTTAGAAGGTTTAGGCTTGATAGATTAAACGATCTAATATTCAATTTAACAAATAAGGGTGAAGAGATGCACTTCACCCTTATTATTTGAAGAAAAGAATCCTTTGTTAACGGTAGTGGTGTATCTAATATCATAAAAGACATTTCACAACAGAAAGACTCAGAATTTGAAAGAGGGTCAAGTACTTTTCAATATTTAGAGAGAAAAAGCTGATAACAATAAAATTTAGTTATGGAGGTATTTTTGTGAAAAAAACGATCTTATTCTTGTTAATAATGGTATTTACTTTAAGTACATTTTTTGGTGCAACTTTAACCGTAGGTGCAAAAAACTTCACTGAACAGTATGTCCTTGGAAACTTGGCTACACTGCTACTTGAAGAGAACGGTTTTAACGTTGTTAAAAGGTTTGGCCTTAGTTCCTTCGTTGTGAGACAAGGTTTGACAACAGGTCAGATCGATCTATATGCAGATTACACTGGAACCGCTTGGGTAACTTATCTAGATCAAGAAGAAGTGATCACTGATCCAGATGAACTTTTAGAAAAAGTCAGAGAATTAGATGCTGAAAATGGTATTGTTTGGCTTGATAGAATAAACGCTAACAATACTTATGCGCTCGCTATTCGTCAAGAAGATTACAAAAAATATGGTTTCGAAACCCTCTCTGACTTAGTTGGTTACTGGAACGAACATCCAAATGAGTTTAGGGTAGGAGTCGACTATGAATTCTATGAAAGACCTGATGGTTTCTTTGCCTTTGCTGACCACTATGGTTTAGATATTCCTGAATCCCAAGTGTCAACTATGCAAATCGGATTAACCTACGAGGCAATTGCCAACAATAAAATAGATATCGCTATGGTTTTTGCTACTGATCCAAAAATTTTAAGATACAATCTACATGTACTAGAAGACGATAAAAACTTCTGGCCTTATTACCATATCTCTTTCGCAATTAGAAAAGATGTACTTGATGAATACCCTGAAATTGAAGAAATTTTAAGGCCTCTCACACTGTACCTAAACCAAGACATTTTAATAAGGTTAAACTACAGAATAGATGTTGAGGGTGTTGAACCAGAAGTCGTTGCAAGAGATTATTTAGAAGGGTTAGGCTTGATAGATTAAACAATCTAATATTCAAAGCGACAAATAAGGGTGAAGGGTATTTCTTCACCCTTATTATTTGAAGAAAAAGGAGGGTTAATTTGTGGCAGGTATTGCCGGAACAACAGCTAAAGACAATAAAATTGTTAATAAAATATTGAACAGGATTCAACACCGAGGTCCAAAATCGACATGGGTAGAAGAAGGAGAAAAAGCAACTATAGGTTGCTGCTTGCTTCCATCTGAGGAAACAGCAAAAGAGCGGGTCTTTACAAAAGAAGGAAACGGTATTTCTGTTTTAGATGGGCATCTCTACCACGAAGATAATTTACATCTTGAAGCGGCATTCTTAATACTTGAAAATTATAGAAAATTTGGGAAAAAATTTGCAAGCTATTTAGATGGTGATTTTGCTTTCGCAATCGATGACAGAAATGATCTTATTTTAGGCCGAGATTACATCGGTTCTCATCCCCTATATTATGGCTTTAATAATAATGAACTTTATTTTTCCTCGGAAGCAAAGGGTCTTGTTGGTATAGTTAAGGAGATTGAAGAACTAGAACCTGGACACTTATTTTCATTAAAGGACGGCGTTCTACCTTATTCGACTTTCTTTGAAAGTGTCCCTTCCTTTAAAACACCGCAAGATGCCGCTAAAATACTGAAGGAATTATTAGAGAAGGCTGTTAAACGCAATATGTCAGATGGTTGTGTGGATGGAGCTTTACTTAGCGGCGGATTGGATAGCAGTATTATCGCTTATACCGCTTCTAAATATCAAAATCCCATCAAGACCTTCACAATAGGGGTTTCTCAAAATGGCGATCTTCCACGGGCAACCGAAATGGCAGAATTTATTGGTTCTTCTCATTATTGGAAAATCTTTGATAAACAAAAAATTGAAAATATTCTCCCAAAAGCTATTTATCATTTAGAATCTTTCGAAGAATCTTGTGTTCATGGCGCAGTGGCGCATTATTTAACAGCGAAATTTGCCCGTGAAAAGGGAGCAAATTGTTTGTTGTGCGGTGAAGGAGCAGATGAGCTTTTAGGAGGTTATCACGAACTAAAGCAAGCAGAGTCAAATCAAGAGATGGATAATTTTTTTGATGATTTAATGTCTAACGCCTACCGTACTGGACTCCAAAGACTCGATAGATCCTTCTCAGCTCATGGAATCGAATATCGCGCTCCTTTTCTTGATAGACGTGTGGTGAATTTTTGTAATCAAATACCAAATGAATGGAAAATTTACGGACCTGAAAAAATTGAAAAATGGATCTTAAGAAAAGCTTATGAACATGATTTACCTAACAACATTGTAAATCGAAGAAAAGAACCCTTTGCTAATGGTTCTGGTGTCTCTGATATCATAAAAGATATTTCACAACAGAAAAGCTCAGAATTTGAAAGAGAGACAAGTTCATTTCAAAATTTAGATGTTGATTGGGAGTTTAAATCTCCCGCTGAGTTTTATTATTACCGTTTATTTAAAAAATTCTTTCCAGATAAATCTTATGAACGTTTAGTAACCAGATGGAATCCTTTATTAAATTGATAAACGATGAAGCCTCCTTTCTCCACACATCTGGGGAACTGCTGGGTGGAGTCTTTCCTTAAACTTTTGGGGCAGGAAGCGGGGCGAAGGGAGCAAAGTTCCATTCCTTAGAAGGGTGGGCAGCGGGGCGAAGGGGCGCTAAAACTGATTGAATGTAACTTACATTGATGGAGGTGTTAACGTTGAAAAAATTGACGATATTTATATTATTTGTTGTGTTTTCTTTAACTGCTCTATTTGGTGCAACTTTAACTGTAGGTGCTTCTAATTTCACAGAACAGTACATATTTGGTGAGCTCATATCTGCATTACTTGAAGAAAATGGTTTTAAGATTGATAAAAGATTTGGCTTAAATACATTAGTGAAAAGAACAGGTATGTTGAACGGTCAAATTGATGTTACTGCAGATTACACAGGAACAGCGTGGACAACTTACTATCATAAAGAGGAATTGATTTACGACCCAGTAGAATTATACAACCAAGTTAAA contains the following coding sequences:
- a CDS encoding glycine betaine ABC transporter substrate-binding protein produces the protein MLTLKKLAVLMLVVVFSLTALFGATLTVGAKNFTEQYVLGNLASLLLEENGFNVVERFGLSSLVARQGLTTGQIDLYPDYTGTAWVTYLGQEELITDPDELLEKVRELDAENGIVWLDRINANNTYALAIRQEDYEKYGFETLSDLVAYWNEHPKEFVVGVGYEFYERPDGFFAFADHYGLDIPDSQVSTMQLGLTYEAIANNKIDIAMVFATDPKILRYNLHVLEDDQNFWPYYHISYAVRKDVLDEYPEIEEILRPLTLYLNQDILIRLNYRVDVEGVEPEVVARDYLEGLGLID
- a CDS encoding glycine betaine ABC transporter substrate-binding protein, which encodes MKKTILFLLIMVFTLSTFFGATLTVGAKNFTEQYVLGNLATLLLEENGFNVVKRFGLSSFVVRQGLTTGQIDLYADYTGTAWVTYLDQEEVITDPDELLEKVRELDAENGIVWLDRINANNTYALAIRQEDYKKYGFETLSDLVGYWNEHPNEFRVGVDYEFYERPDGFFAFADHYGLDIPESQVSTMQIGLTYEAIANNKIDIAMVFATDPKILRYNLHVLEDDKNFWPYYHISFAIRKDVLDEYPEIEEILRPLTLYLNQDILIRLNYRIDVEGVEPEVVARDYLEGLGLID
- a CDS encoding asparagine synthase-related protein — protein: MAGIAGTTAKDNKIVNKILNRIQHRGPKSTWVEEGEKATIGCCLLPSEETAKERVFTKEGNGISVLDGHLYHEDNLHLEAAFLILENYRKFGKKFASYLDGDFAFAIDDRNDLILGRDYIGSHPLYYGFNNNELYFSSEAKGLVGIVKEIEELEPGHLFSLKDGVLPYSTFFESVPSFKTPQDAAKILKELLEKAVKRNMSDGCVDGALLSGGLDSSIIAYTASKYQNPIKTFTIGVSQNGDLPRATEMAEFIGSSHYWKIFDKQKIENILPKAIYHLESFEESCVHGAVAHYLTAKFAREKGANCLLCGEGADELLGGYHELKQAESNQEMDNFFDDLMSNAYRTGLQRLDRSFSAHGIEYRAPFLDRRVVNFCNQIPNEWKIYGPEKIEKWILRKAYEHDLPNNIVNRRKEPFANGSGVSDIIKDISQQKSSEFERETSSFQNLDVDWEFKSPAEFYYYRLFKKFFPDKSYERLVTRWNPLLN